From Natrinema sp. CBA1119:
CGTCGACGAACTCTTCTACGGCAACTTCGTCGGCACCCTCTCGGAACGACAGGGCCACCAGGGCCCGCTCATGGCGGAGGCCCTCGGAACGACCGTTCCGTCACGCCGCATCGAAAGCGCGTGTGCCTCGAGCGGGCTCGCGGTCCACGACGCCGTTCGGGCGATCGGAAGCGGCGACGCCGATGTCGTCGTCGCCGGCGGAATGGAGCGGATGACGAACATGGGAACAGCCGGTGCGACCGACGGGCTGGCCAGGGCGGCCGACGACCTCTACGAGGTCCGGTCCGGCGTCACCTTCCCGGGAGCGTACGCGCTGATGGCGCGAGCGTACTTCGACGAGTACGGCGGTACGCACGAGGACCTCGCCCATATCGCGGTTAAAAACCACGAGAACGCGCTCGTCAACGATCACGCCCACCTCCAGCAGGATATTACGGTCGCGGAGGCGCTCGAAGCGCCCGAGATTGCGGCCCCGTTCGGCCTGTACGACGCCTGTCCGATCAGCGACGGTGCAGCCGCACTCGTGTTGACGTCCCCGGCGTACGCTGCGGAGCACGACCTCGAAGCCAGCGTCTCGATCACCGGCGCTGGACACGGCGGAGATACGATGGCGCTTCACGATCGGCCGACGCTCTCGCGGACACCCGCTACTCGGGAGGCCGCCGAGGCGGCTTACGACGAGGCCAGTATCGATCCGAATGATGTCGCCATCGCCGAAGTCCACGACTGCTTTACGATCGCGGAGGTCTTCGCCCTCGAGGCGCTTGGGATGTATAGGTACGGCGAGGCGATCGGAGCGGCTCGCCGCGGCGAGACGCGCCGTGACGGGGGACTGCCGGTAAATCTCTCCGGCGGGCTGAAAGCGAAGGGGCACCCCGTCGGTGCGACCGGGGCCGCACAGGTAGCTGCTGTGGCCACGCTGCTCGACGGAACCCATCCGCGCGCCGAGGCTGTCGCCGACGACGCGACGATCGGCGTCGCCCAGAACGCCGGCGGCACGGTTGCCAGTGCGACCGTTCACGTCTTGGAGGTGATGGGAGAATGACTGATGCCACCAACGATGGGTACGACGAGTTCCTCGAGGCGCTCGCGGACGGGGAGGGATACTTCTACGCTTGCTCGAATGAGCACGGCCTGCTTCCGCCGCGGCAGGCCTGTCCGCACTGCGGCGACCGTGAGTTAGCACGCCGAGAACTGCCACAGACGGGAGAGATCGTTACCCACACGACGGTCTCCGTTCCGACGCCACAGTTCGACGACGATGCCCCCTACGTCACTGCTATCGTCGACTTCGGACAGGTACGGCTCACGGGGATCGTCCGCGGAGTCGACCGTGACGACGTCGCGATCGAACAGCGGGTCACTGCAACCGTCGAACCGAGCGAGACAACGGCCGATCGGACGATCACGTTCCGTCCAGCGCAGTAATACGAATCGAATGGCCCACACTACCGACATCACCGTCGAATGGGGAGATACCGACGCTGGCGGGCTGATCTACTATCCGCGATTCTTCCACTTCGTGGTCGTCGGGCTGAACGACTACTTCACTCCGGCCGTCGACGGCGGCCATCCGATGGAGGCCTACCGATCGGACGGGTATCTCCTTCCCGCAGTCGAGGCGTCGGCATCGTTTCACTCGCCGCTTCGAGCCGGCGACGGCGCGACTATCGAGACGACCATCGTCCGAATCGGCGACACCTCGCTCACGGTGGCGTTTTCGGTAACGCACCGCTCGAGCGGCGAAGAGGCCGCCGACGGCGAGGTGTCGTTCGTCTTCGTCGATTCCGATTTCGAGCCGGCGTCGTTGCCCGAGTCGTTTCACGACTGCGTCTGTAACCGCGGCGACGCGACTGAGTGAGCCGGCCTCGAAAATTGACGAACACTCTATCCCTGGAACGGGTGTCGAATACTGCAGCAGAGAATCAGTGGCTCACTCGAGTGAGCCCTCGCGATCCGATTACAGGTTGTGTTTTTCCTGTTCTTGTTCCCGGAGTTCGACGCGGCGGATCTTCCCGCTCGAGGTCTTCGGGAGTTCGTCCGTGAACTCGATCCGGCGGGGATACTTGTAGGGAGCCGTCTCCTCTTTCATGAACGCCTGGATCTCGTCTTTCAGCTCGTCGCTGCTCTCGTAGTCCTCGGAGAGGATCACGTAGGCCTTGACGACGTTGCCGCGTTCTTCGTGTGGGCTGTCGACCACGGCGGCTTCGGCGACGGCATCGTGGCTAACAAGCGCGTCCTCGACCTCGAACGGACCGATACGGTAGCCAGAGGAGATAATGATATCGTCGGCTCGCCCCTCGAAGAAGAAGTATCCGTCCTCGTCGGCAGAGGCGAGGTCACCGGTACGATAGTAGTCCCCGGAAAGCTTCTGCTCGTCGAGTTCCGGCTTCTCGTAGTAGCCGTCGAAGATCGCCGGCGAATCGACCGGGACGGCAATCTCACCGATTTCACCGGTTTCGACCTCTTCTTCGTCGTCGACGTCGATTATCGTCGCGCCGACGCCCGGCGTCGGCTTGCCCATACTCCCGGATTTGATATCGATACCGGGGTAGTTCGTCACGAGCGCGACGGTTTCGGTCTGGCCGTAGCCGTCGCGCGGAGTGACGCCCCATGCGTCCCGGATACGCTCGATCGGTTCGCGGTTGAGCGGTTCGCCCGCCGAGAGCGTGTCGTTCAGCTGGACGTCGTACGCCTCGAGGTCGGCGTTCGCGAACATCCGGTACTGGGTCGGGACGGAACAGAGCTTGGTAACGCTCTCTTCCTCGAGGATCTCGAGGAACGTTTCGGGCTCGAACGCCCCGTCGTAGATGAGCTGGGTCGCACCGGTCGTCAGGCCGACACCGACCGGGCTCCAGAACCACTTCGCCCAGCCGGTCCCGGTCGTCGCCCACAGCAGTTCGTCCTCGAGGTCGGTCTCCTCGTCGACACCCCACCAGTACGGAGCGTTGATGCGATTGAAGCAGTACTGCCAGCGGTGTTTGTGTAAGACCGGCTTCGGCTGACCGGTCGTCCCGCTGGTATAGTTGATCGTCATCGGATCGTCAGCCGTCAGCTCCGGGCCGTCGTAGTCGGCCGATTCATCAGCCATAACATCCGTGGCGGTCGTCCAATTCTCGCCGTGTAGATCCGCCTCGGTGCCATCGAGAACGATTACGCGCTCGAGGGGCGTCTCGTCGAGGATCGGCTCGACCATGTCAGTCAGCGACTCGTGGACGACGATGCTCGTTGCATTACAGTCGTTCGCCCGGAATTCGATATCTTTCGAGCGAAGCATCGACGAGCAGGGGACCAACAGCGAACCGGTCGCCAGCGCACCGAGCTGCACGGCAAAGGCGTCGGGATGACGGGGGAAGAGGTGCATGATCCGGTCGCCTTTGCCGACACCGCTCGCCTCGAGCCCGTTCGCGAACCGATTCGTGTCGTCCCGGATGTCGGCGTACGTCCGTTCCTCGCGATCGCCGTCCTCGTTCAGAAACCGAACGGCGACTCGATCGCCGAACTCCTCGGCGTGGTCGGCGACGACCGACGTGATCGTGTACGAGTCCGGGATGGTCCACTCGAAGCTCTCCACTTCTGCGTCGTAATTTACACCCATACTCGGCTAATCATAGCTCGCCGGCTTGAATCTTTTGTTGTTCGTGGCATTCCGTATCATAGAACGTGGAACTGGTCCGTGCTGAGAGTGACCCCTGGGTTGACAGTCAGACTGAGGCGAAATGCGACACTGTCCCTCCTGGCCGTAGCGTGCCGTCTCGAGACA
This genomic window contains:
- a CDS encoding beta-ketoacyl synthase N-terminal-like domain-containing protein, giving the protein MSQVRLAGTGMTSFGSHPDRTGRDMFASAGLEALEDAGVPAADVDELFYGNFVGTLSERQGHQGPLMAEALGTTVPSRRIESACASSGLAVHDAVRAIGSGDADVVVAGGMERMTNMGTAGATDGLARAADDLYEVRSGVTFPGAYALMARAYFDEYGGTHEDLAHIAVKNHENALVNDHAHLQQDITVAEALEAPEIAAPFGLYDACPISDGAAALVLTSPAYAAEHDLEASVSITGAGHGGDTMALHDRPTLSRTPATREAAEAAYDEASIDPNDVAIAEVHDCFTIAEVFALEALGMYRYGEAIGAARRGETRRDGGLPVNLSGGLKAKGHPVGATGAAQVAAVATLLDGTHPRAEAVADDATIGVAQNAGGTVASATVHVLEVMGE
- a CDS encoding Zn-ribbon domain-containing OB-fold protein, whose protein sequence is MTDATNDGYDEFLEALADGEGYFYACSNEHGLLPPRQACPHCGDRELARRELPQTGEIVTHTTVSVPTPQFDDDAPYVTAIVDFGQVRLTGIVRGVDRDDVAIEQRVTATVEPSETTADRTITFRPAQ
- a CDS encoding thioesterase family protein; this translates as MAHTTDITVEWGDTDAGGLIYYPRFFHFVVVGLNDYFTPAVDGGHPMEAYRSDGYLLPAVEASASFHSPLRAGDGATIETTIVRIGDTSLTVAFSVTHRSSGEEAADGEVSFVFVDSDFEPASLPESFHDCVCNRGDATE
- a CDS encoding acyl-CoA synthetase codes for the protein MGVNYDAEVESFEWTIPDSYTITSVVADHAEEFGDRVAVRFLNEDGDREERTYADIRDDTNRFANGLEASGVGKGDRIMHLFPRHPDAFAVQLGALATGSLLVPCSSMLRSKDIEFRANDCNATSIVVHESLTDMVEPILDETPLERVIVLDGTEADLHGENWTTATDVMADESADYDGPELTADDPMTINYTSGTTGQPKPVLHKHRWQYCFNRINAPYWWGVDEETDLEDELLWATTGTGWAKWFWSPVGVGLTTGATQLIYDGAFEPETFLEILEEESVTKLCSVPTQYRMFANADLEAYDVQLNDTLSAGEPLNREPIERIRDAWGVTPRDGYGQTETVALVTNYPGIDIKSGSMGKPTPGVGATIIDVDDEEEVETGEIGEIAVPVDSPAIFDGYYEKPELDEQKLSGDYYRTGDLASADEDGYFFFEGRADDIIISSGYRIGPFEVEDALVSHDAVAEAAVVDSPHEERGNVVKAYVILSEDYESSDELKDEIQAFMKEETAPYKYPRRIEFTDELPKTSSGKIRRVELREQEQEKHNL